One region of Synechococcales cyanobacterium T60_A2020_003 genomic DNA includes:
- a CDS encoding AI-2E family transporter: protein MKFIDWVGFLCLVIALMILWQFRQILLLTFTAVVLATALNRLVLSVQRRLAVSRIIGVVIALLIVLLGATLFFGLVVPPFVNQFQQLIELVPEGFRRLSVWINHAIDEPPYWFPIQDLKELAWLDSINFNFPDLLRQSSSIAQRVFGNFVTFFSNSLAVLLQLLLLAVLTFMFVGSPTAYRDIFIRLFPSFYRRRVDEILTKCETSLVSWMAGVSVNSLFVAAFSAIGLLILQVDFVFAHALLAGVFNFIPNIGPTLSAIFPVAVALLDSPGKALAVIILYLVIQNVESYWFSPMMMQKQVSLLPAATLLAQIFFTMFLGPLGLILALPLAVVTKTWIEELLIKDVFDPWQYNPFRSQRDLDTTVEVVFAGAAHAPDPMSTELEGSEPSVPDAASAIAPDEVPPMPPSEP from the coding sequence ATGAAGTTCATTGATTGGGTTGGATTTTTGTGCCTGGTCATTGCCCTCATGATCCTGTGGCAATTCCGGCAAATCTTGCTGCTTACGTTTACGGCAGTGGTGCTGGCGACTGCTCTCAATCGTTTGGTGCTATCGGTGCAGCGGCGGTTAGCCGTTTCCAGAATTATTGGGGTGGTCATTGCTCTGCTGATCGTCTTACTGGGAGCAACCCTGTTCTTTGGCCTCGTGGTTCCCCCCTTTGTTAACCAGTTCCAGCAATTGATTGAACTAGTGCCGGAAGGTTTTCGCCGCCTGAGTGTGTGGATCAATCATGCGATTGATGAGCCTCCCTACTGGTTCCCCATTCAAGATCTGAAAGAGTTGGCATGGCTGGATTCAATCAATTTCAATTTTCCCGATTTACTACGTCAGTCGAGTTCCATTGCCCAGCGGGTATTTGGCAACTTTGTGACGTTCTTTTCCAACTCCCTGGCCGTTTTACTGCAACTCTTGCTGCTGGCAGTTTTGACGTTCATGTTTGTGGGCAGCCCGACTGCGTATCGGGATATTTTTATTCGGCTGTTTCCGTCGTTTTATCGTCGCCGCGTCGATGAGATTTTGACCAAGTGCGAAACCTCGTTGGTAAGCTGGATGGCGGGCGTGTCGGTCAATTCCCTGTTTGTTGCTGCTTTCAGCGCTATTGGCTTGCTGATTTTGCAGGTGGACTTTGTGTTTGCCCATGCGTTGTTGGCGGGGGTGTTTAACTTTATTCCGAATATTGGGCCGACCTTGAGCGCGATCTTCCCGGTGGCTGTTGCCCTCTTGGATTCTCCGGGTAAGGCGCTAGCGGTCATTATTCTATATCTGGTCATCCAGAACGTGGAGAGTTATTGGTTTAGCCCGATGATGATGCAGAAACAGGTGTCGTTGCTTCCGGCGGCGACCTTACTGGCTCAGATTTTCTTCACTATGTTTTTGGGGCCGCTGGGCTTAATTTTGGCATTGCCGTTGGCGGTGGTGACCAAAACCTGGATCGAGGAATTGTTGATCAAAGATGTGTTTGATCCTTGGCAATACAATCCGTTCCGATCGCAGCGAGATCTAGATACGACGGTTGAAGTGGTGTTTGCAGGAGCCGCCCATGCCCCTGATCCGATGTCTACTGAGTTGGAGGGATCTGAGCCATCGGTTCCTGATGCTGCATCGGCGATCGCCCCTGATGAGGTTCCCCCAATGCCTCCCTCAGAGCCATAG
- a CDS encoding trypsin-like peptidase domain-containing protein: MSSYSPETKHNPIRRTALSLTLVLLGAGGVIVGDRWLANGAPLPFSASEQLLSQTPPSQTEAQPPINSSPSSRILASSGDTNFIVAAVEQVGPAVVRIDSSRTVTSQAPDVFNDPFFRRFFGDQIPQEPSTRVEEGTGSGFIIDSKGIIVTNAHVVDGADQVTVTLKDGRSYTGEVLGEDTLTDVAVVRIQANESLPTVKLGNSDNLRPGEWAIAIGNPLGLDNTVTAGIISATGRSSAEIQVPDKRVSFIQTDAAINPGNSGGPLLNEYGEVIGMNTAIIGGAQGLGFAIPVNLFKAIADQLVSNGKVDHPYLGIRMTALTPELKEQLNNDPNAPVTTNEDSGILIVRVEPQSPAARAGLRSGDVIKEIDGQTVTDSETVQQLVEKSTIGSNLNFKVVRGSDTLNISVKPGAFPQEGNQ, encoded by the coding sequence ATGTCTTCCTATTCTCCCGAAACCAAGCACAATCCTATCCGTCGCACAGCCCTTTCTCTGACCCTAGTTCTTTTGGGCGCAGGTGGTGTCATTGTGGGCGATCGCTGGTTGGCGAATGGTGCGCCCCTGCCCTTTAGTGCGAGTGAGCAGCTACTCAGCCAGACGCCTCCGTCCCAAACCGAAGCACAGCCACCCATAAATAGCAGCCCCAGTAGCCGCATTCTGGCCTCCAGTGGCGATACAAACTTTATTGTGGCAGCGGTCGAGCAAGTGGGGCCTGCCGTGGTGCGGATTGACTCTAGCCGCACTGTCACATCCCAAGCTCCGGATGTGTTCAACGATCCCTTCTTCCGCCGCTTTTTTGGTGATCAGATTCCCCAAGAACCTTCAACCCGTGTTGAAGAAGGTACGGGATCAGGGTTCATCATTGATAGCAAAGGGATTATCGTCACCAATGCCCACGTCGTCGATGGGGCTGATCAGGTAACCGTGACCCTGAAAGATGGGCGTTCCTACACAGGAGAGGTCTTAGGAGAAGATACCCTAACGGATGTAGCGGTCGTTCGCATTCAGGCCAATGAATCACTCCCAACGGTCAAATTGGGGAATTCAGATAATCTCCGTCCTGGCGAATGGGCGATCGCCATTGGTAACCCCCTCGGTCTGGATAACACCGTCACAGCGGGCATCATTAGCGCCACCGGACGCTCCAGCGCTGAAATTCAAGTGCCCGATAAGCGGGTGAGCTTTATCCAAACGGATGCCGCCATTAACCCCGGCAACTCCGGTGGCCCGCTCCTCAATGAGTACGGTGAAGTGATTGGCATGAACACTGCGATCATCGGCGGTGCTCAAGGTTTAGGTTTTGCCATCCCAGTCAACCTGTTTAAGGCCATCGCGGATCAACTGGTGAGCAATGGTAAAGTTGACCACCCCTATCTAGGCATTCGGATGACCGCGTTGACCCCAGAGTTGAAGGAGCAATTGAACAACGATCCGAACGCTCCCGTAACGACCAACGAGGACTCTGGTATTCTGATCGTCCGAGTTGAGCCTCAGTCTCCGGCGGCGCGGGCTGGGTTGCGAAGCGGGGACGTGATCAAAGAGATTGATGGTCAGACTGTGACGGATTCGGAAACGGTGCAGCAACTCGTTGAGAAAAGCACCATCGGTAGCAATCTGAACTTCAAAGTGGTGCGCGGTTCAGACACGCTCAATATCTCGGTCAAACCGGGAGCGTTCCCCCAAGAAGGGAACCAATAG
- a CDS encoding M28 family peptidase has product MRIRTLRIPIFLLAIAIVLLGWTARQHFIGQAATPTIQVLSATAVSPPVVHPDRLLADLEALSFVRYDEGDRQQARTYITQSLEASGWTVQTQEFDSGINLYADRPGTESDSGILLVGAHYDSVARSPGADDNATGVATLLEIARLFADVPTPQTLRLAFFDLEEEGLLGSEAFVADETLTANLNGAIILEMLGYACDTPGCQRYPDLLPIKPPTDQGNFLAALGDRAHTTLLDAFQSPQGDGAPKVLSLAIPVIAGMAPDFIRSDHAPFWNQGIGAVLLTDTANFRTPHYHQPTDTPATITESFFIHSAQIVVNGLMRLL; this is encoded by the coding sequence ATGCGAATCCGGACATTGCGAATTCCAATTTTCTTGCTTGCGATTGCCATTGTGCTGCTGGGCTGGACGGCTCGGCAGCATTTTATTGGGCAGGCCGCGACCCCCACGATCCAGGTTCTGTCTGCGACTGCCGTTTCTCCCCCCGTGGTGCATCCCGATCGCCTCCTAGCCGATCTGGAAGCACTGTCGTTTGTGCGCTATGACGAGGGCGATCGCCAACAGGCCAGAACCTACATCACGCAATCCCTAGAGGCTTCCGGCTGGACAGTACAAACCCAAGAATTTGACAGCGGCATAAATCTCTATGCGGATCGCCCAGGAACAGAATCCGATTCTGGAATTCTCCTCGTCGGTGCTCACTATGACTCAGTGGCGCGATCGCCCGGTGCCGATGACAATGCCACCGGAGTAGCGACCCTCCTCGAAATCGCTCGCCTGTTTGCCGATGTGCCCACGCCCCAAACCCTACGCTTGGCCTTTTTTGACTTGGAAGAAGAGGGGCTGCTCGGCAGCGAGGCATTTGTGGCAGATGAAACTCTCACGGCAAATCTAAACGGAGCCATCATTTTGGAAATGCTGGGTTATGCCTGCGATACACCGGGCTGTCAGCGTTATCCCGACCTGTTACCGATTAAGCCTCCCACGGATCAGGGTAATTTCTTGGCAGCGCTGGGCGATCGCGCCCATACCACTTTGTTAGATGCGTTTCAGTCACCCCAAGGGGACGGTGCGCCTAAGGTTTTGTCCTTAGCAATTCCAGTGATAGCAGGGATGGCTCCCGACTTCATTCGCAGCGATCATGCACCGTTCTGGAATCAAGGCATTGGTGCTGTGTTGCTCACCGACACCGCTAATTTTCGTACGCCCCATTACCATCAGCCAACCGATACTCCCGCCACGATTACGGAGTCCTTCTTTATCCACTCTGCACAAATTGTTGTGAATGGACTCATGCGACTCCTGTGA